GGTTGAGGGGACAGCATTAAACGCATGGATCCCTATTCTATCCATGATGGCATTATAAGTAGAGGTTGCATTAACAACCTGAAAGTTTAACATTTGTGTGACCTTCTTGGGCTCTTCCCCAATAGTCACCGGGAGTTTTATTGCTCCTTCGACTTTGCATTCCACGTGGTTAAACCCGTAGATGGGTGCGTCAGATGgagttagttgagaatcattgtaGCTCATCCTTATGAATATGTCATGGAAAACAATATCCACAGAAGCTCCATTATCCACTAGGCCCCTCATAACAGGATAATTTCCAATTATCGGGGTGATAACCAGAGGATCATcctgaggaaatttcaaaccttcaaggtctggGTCGCCAAAGTCAAGTGTCATTTCTGACTTAGAATGTTTGGACGGTTCTCCGACTATACTCATCACCTCTCTCGTATAAGCCTATCGAGAGTTCCTTGTAGTCCCAACTGCCGTAGGTCCTCCTGAGATCATATTGATTACTGGCCCTCGGGGCTATGGGTTGTAATCTCTGTCATTACCTCTTCGATCATCATCTCTTTGATCACTGTCTCTTTTTTAGCCTCCAGCCTCCTCACCCTTGGTGAAACGTCCGAATTTTCCACTTCGGATcaaatactcaatctcatccttTAGTTTCCTACAATAACCAGTATCATGACTGACACCTGCAGTATCAACTTTTGTCTCTTTTCTTGGGGTCTCCCCTTAGTGACTTCAGCCACTTGAACTCTttgtccttctcaatttccataaGGATTTAGCTCCTTGGAACGTTCAATCATGCATATTCAGTGAACCTTGGTTGCTGATTTTTCTTAGAAGAGGAGTCAAAACTTTTTCCAATTCGAGGATACTTATCATTGGCATCGTACTCCTGATCATCTTCCGCTTCTTGTTTCCAGCGGGTTCATTACTCACAGTTGTATTCTTCATACtttcctccaccttgatatactttccgGACCTATCCTGGAGCTACAGCATGCTTTCAGGAGGGAGTTTGGCCAGGGACATGTTAAAGAACTCGTCTGTAGCCCCTTGTTGtagggctatcatagctaccttatctTCAAGATCAGGGACCTTCAAAGCCTCCTTCGTGAATCGGTTCAAGTAGTCTCTCGGGGACTCTTTTGCTCCTTGGACTATGCCCATGAGAGAGGCTAAACTCTTCTATTATACTCTTCCACTGATAAATTAATGTTAGGGTTTGTGAGCTTTgagctttaatggttgctctcgcGTTCAGGGCTATCGGTCCTTGCAAGGTGCCTATGTATCTCTGTGTGATAGAGAATGAAgaaaaaaatgtagttctaggttgaggggtagagcccttttTATAGAAGTGAGTCTACGATTAGACTTGTGTTGGGATACTTGGTGGaaaagtctccaacttagatggtaattaggagTCCTATAAGGGAAATAACTCTAGAACCTTCTATGTAGGACTTCGAGTCCATTTTGGACACACGTTtctgctcttccagccgtattgggcctagtccatGAACATCTTAcgttcgtggaccttgacgacctctgcTGGTGGGCCTTGACTACATGGGTCGTCTCAATTCTGTTATAAGCTTAGACCATACAGGCCTGTATTGGACCTTGGACAAGAtgcccaagtgtaattaatgtgacatttaatatatctttaggatgtattttatGTCCATATCAATTATTTTCATGGAAATTATGCAAATTTCCTTGATAATTGCTCATAAATTAAGGTAGATAGCAAACATATTAAATAACTTTCATTTTCTGTTACTAATTATCAATGGGTTAAGAAGCTAATGTGCCCAAGAATAGGCTATTGAGagaaataaattatattttgaattttgaaaaataatgtGAATCAGGAAACTATAACATAAAATGCTGAGAAGATACTATTTTGCTTATTTAGTGCATAAAATTTACTATAATTGATTTATTACATTAAATACTTTCTTATTTTAGGATAATGATAGTTTATTTGCAGAATCAATACTCTTTTTGGAAGAACAAATTGAAATTTGAAATTTGAAACATCAGGCCAAGTAGGAAAGAATAATTTTCAGGGGCATAAAATATAAATTTCCTTGATAATAGCTCATAAATTAAGGTATATAGCAAACACATTAAATAACTTTCCATTTATGTTGTTAATTATCAATAGATTAATAAAGTAATGTGCCCAAGAAAAGGCTATTGAGAGAAAcaaattaaattttgaattttgaaaaataatgtAAATGATGAAATTATAACACAAAATTTTGAGATGGTATCGTTTTGCTTAATTAGAATACAAAATGTAATATATTTGGTTTATTacattaaataattttatatgtTAGTATAATAATAGTTTAATTAGTATGATCAATACTCTTTTTGGAGGAACAAGTTGAAATTTAAAACATAAGGCCAAGTAGGAAAAATAATCTTCATGGACAAAAATATGCA
This sequence is a window from Apium graveolens cultivar Ventura chromosome 9, ASM990537v1, whole genome shotgun sequence. Protein-coding genes within it:
- the LOC141686408 gene encoding uncharacterized protein LOC141686408, giving the protein MTLDFGDPDLEGLKFPQDDPLVITPIIGNYPVMRGLVDNGASVDIVFHDIFIRMSYNDSQLTPSDAPIYGFNHVECKVEGAIKLPVTIGEEPKKVTQMLNFQVVNATSTYNAIMDRIGIHAFNAVPSTYHMVLKLPTRNGVGEAKRDQKMSRSCYFTALRPDGTGGMSSP